The genomic region AAAATCAGCAGCGCTTCGTGATTGTATAAAACAATCACTTGCTGTCCATAACATCAAGTAAAAACAAAGCAGAAAAATAGACGGTGCCATTTAACCGGCACACTCCCCGTTAAGGTTATTAAACATATTATAGTATTAAGGAGGCATAACCTATTATATTTAAAAGAGATTTCACAAAAAAAGTTTCCTGTACGGAAACCAAAGTTTCTTCTGTGGAAACTTTTTTATAGTTAAAACTCCCAGAAAGAAGTGAACGCCATTTCGCAAAAGTGTATTATTTTTCCTTTTTTCACATTTATTTTTGACAAAAACATACCCTGCATTATATAGAATAAACATAATAACAATAAAAGGATAACCGATGAGCATTGATTACAATACAATAATGACCTCCAGCAGTGAAGAAGTGGAAGAATATATAAACAGAAATCATTTTACAGACAAACAGAAACTGGAGATTTACAGTTTTTATAACAGAAACAGAAAAGATAAAATAACCGTAAATGTAAAAAAAGAGAGAAATTCTGACATTCAACCGGGAATAGCCTATGTTCATGCTTTTCTTGATAATCTGGAAAAACTCGGAAAAAAATATGTCTGGTGCAGAATACACAATAATGTTCCGCTTATGTAAACTCATGCAGCATGGAAACCTCATTGCCAGTATATCTCAGTCGGCACTCGCAGAAGAACTTAATATGAGCAAATCTAACGTGTGTAAATGTGGAATAAGCTAATAAATAAAGGCATTCTGGTCAAAGAAGGGAAGCATACCATGCTAAACGCAAATATCCGCCTTTCAAGTTCAGCATAGATTTGTTCTAGGGTGAGGTCTTTCAGTCCATCATATCGGCGTACATCAAACCAAGATAACGCTGTCCTGATTTCACCCATTTCCTTTTGTGTAGTCATTGTTCTACCGGTTGCTTTTGTGTTTCATAAAAATTAACCCATTCAACATGATAGAGAAAGTGGAAAAGAGAGGCGGGTTTTCAAAAATGGTGTGAGAGCAGATAAGTGATCTTAGAGGTACGTGCTTTTGCCTTGACTAAACATGCTTTCTTTAATAAAAAATAACTAATTTTTTTATATCAATTACCTTAAAGAAAATAACGACAACACCATGTTGACAATAAAAGTTAAATTAAATGTGTATAGTTAGATGGTTACGACAACAACCAATTGTTTTTAATTGACATTTTTATCATAAGAAAACAATAATGATGGTAATATGTTGGTAAATAACTGTGTTGTTTTCACAATCCCGTCAATAGAAAGGAGTACAGATGAAGTTCGAGTCCAGTCAGAGGAGCCAAATTTTAGTTTCATTATTTTCCTTTAAGTCCTGTAACATTTAAAAAAACAAGAAGTTATCTTTATTCGGTTATCCTGCCTGGGATTGCCGGGTTTTCTGACATGCATGGTTTTTCGGGGCCTCACGTTTCGTTGAGAAAATGAAGCCCTCACCGATGGCATTAATCGATACTGCTCTCCCAAGCTCAAACCTACCAATAAATCCTTCAAGCTTACCGACAGTTCATCACTGTACCTGCAGATCAAACCCAACGGCTCAAAGCTCTGGTATATGAAGTACCGCATCAATGAAAAAGAGAAAAAGCTGGCTTTCGGCCCCTACCCAGACGTCTCCCCTTTTAAGCACGTCAGCTACGCGATGCCGCCCGCGCCAGAGTACGTTAAGGAGCCGACCCTACCGCGGATAAGAAGATCGCCCGGCAGAAAAAGAAAAACGGACATACCTTTCGCCAGTTCGCCATGAAGTGGCACGGTGCCCACACGAATATGACAGATTTATCACGACTGAGGGATTGCCCACTATTGCGCTAACAGGCAACGCGCGATGGTCAGGTAAGCCTGTACCGCACCGCTATCCTCTAACTGCCGACTGATCAGCATCAGATTGGCCGACAGTTCCGGTGCATCCAGCGGACGGTACACCAGCCCTGGAATAGAAATATTCAGCAACGGCTCCGGCACCAGTGCCAGCCCTTGTCCTGCGGCCGCCAGAGTGAGGACACTTAGGGTGCTGGAAGTACGATGCGCAGTCTGGGGCGCGCGGCCCAGTATTCGGGTGAGCGCCGTGTAAAGCGGCTCATCCGCACTATGACTATCGTAAAAAATGATCGGCTCATCTGCCAGCATATCCACCGTCAGATACGGGCAATCGGCCAGCGGATGATCGTCGGCGATAGCCACCAGACGGTTCCAGACACCGACCGTTTCAGATAACAGTCCCTGGACGTTGAGGAGACTGTGATCCGGCATATAACCAATATCGAGCTGCCCGGAGAGGATCGCATCTGCCAGCAACAGCGGCGCCACTTCACGCGCCACCAGCTCAACATCAGGGTAGGCTTTGCGAAACGCCCGCATATCTTTTGTCAGTTTACCGCTGAACACCGCGTTTCCGGCAAAGCCAACACGCACGCGACCGCTTTCGCCGCGTATCGAGCGCTGCACCGCCAGCCGGGCATTTTCTGCCTGATCCAGCGTGCGCTGGGCTTCCACCTGCAACAACCGTCCGGCTTCCGTCAGCACCACTTTCCGGCTGGTGCGCAGAAACAGCGGACCGCCCAGCTCCTCTTCCAGCGCTTTGATTTGCATACTGAGTGCAGGCGGTACAATATTTAACCGCTCGGCGGCGCGACCAAAATGCCCCTCCTCTGCGACGGCGAGAAAATAGCGCAGGTGACGCAGTTCCATATACAGCCCTCATCATTCATTTAAACTGAATAATTGGTCAGTTTCATCTACTGGATTTTATCTTTAATCGCGATCAAACTGAAGTTCCCTTTAATTATGAGCTGACACGCCATGCATACTTATCTGGAAGATCGTCAACAAATTACCGACCTGCTTACGGGATGGATCCATCGCGATCTTGGCGAGTGGGAGCAACTACGCGAGCTGTTCCACCCAGATGGCACTATTGAGATCACCTGGTTTGAAGGTCTGTCCAGCGATTTTGTCGACGGCTCGATACGCATGGGCGCATCAGACGCGCGCACCAAACACCTGATCGGTACGCCGGTCGTCACCTTCAATGCCGACGCTACCAAAGCGATTGTCGAAACTAACGCGATGATCATCGCTGAAAACGTGAAGCTGAATATCGGCTGCACCACCCACAACCGCTTTTACGACATGGCGGAAAAACGTAACGGCGTCTGGAAGCTGCTCCACCGCCAGAGTATTTACGATATGGGCAGCTTTACCTTTCCGCTCGGCATGGTCGATATCGATCAAGAGACGCTGAAAAAGTACCCGCGTGAATACGCAGCGCTGGCCTATCTGCTGGATAAAAGCGGCTTCCCGGTTAATCGCATCTTCGCGACCCGCGGCAGCGATCTTGAGAAGCAAATGAAGGAAGCAAGCCAGCGCTGGCTGGTGGCCTGACGCTTCAGCTGAGCGATGCCGCGAGTCGATCGTTTTGCCACTGAATAACGTCATATTTTGCTTTAATCAGAGAAATAAAGAGAAGATCGCCCACGGCAACGCCGAAAAACCATTTAACCAAAGCGAAGAACACGCATGAAAGCTGGATATATACGCCAAAACCTGACGGCCCTTTTACTCGCCACATCGCTGCTGCCCACTGCCGCGTCGGCGGCCCAGACGCTTATCTACAGCGATCATGAGCCATTGGGAGGCATGCGTACCCGTTTTATTAACGACGTATTTTTCCCGGCAATTGAAAAAGAGTCGCTGGGCCGCCTGAAGATCGACGCACACTGGGGTGGCGAGCTTAACACCAGCTACGAGGCGTTAGGCAAGGTCAGCAAGGGCGAAGTTGATATGGCAACCGTTGTGCCGGAGTACAACGCCGAGCAGCTGCCGCTGCATCAGATTTTCAAAAGCTTTCCTGTCGGCCCTACCGATGCGCAACAGGTTGCATTTTTCCGCCGCGTCTACGCCGATATCCCAGCCTTCCCGGCAGAGTTGAAGAAAAATAATGTGGTGAGCGTTTTTCTGGAAACCGGCTATCCGCTGGCCTTTTTCAGCAGCAAAGTCATGCCAGATCTGGGAAAAATTAAGGGGGGTACATGGCGTTCAGCCAGCTTCTGGCATCGCGATTTTCTGCAAAACGCGGGCGCGAAACCAGTGACCATGCCCTGGGGCGAGCCAACCTATCACGCGCTGAAAACCGGCGCGATTGACGGCATGATGCTGAACGTTGACAGCGGTTACGATCTGAAAGCATATCAGTTCGCGTCCAACGTGCTGATCTCCAAAGATTTGTGGCTGGGGCATCTTTACATTCTGGCAATGAACGAAAAAACCTGGGATAAGCTATCTCCGGAGGACCAGGCGGCGATCCTGCGTGCGGCACAAACCGCGTATAAGTCCCTGGGCGCGGTGATGAACCAGAGCTTTAACACCCAGATAGACGATTTGCGTAACGTCGGTGCCACGGTGCGTATCCTGAAACAGGAAGAAGTTGCTCAGTGGCAAAGCACCACCCACTACCAGGCCGCACAGGCGAAGTGGGTAAAAGAACAGGAAGCCAAAGGCGTGAACGATGCGGGAACGGTGATGAAGCAGGTTAACGCCATTATGGATAACGCCATGCATCAGAAGACGCACTAAAAGGGATAAGCCCCCTGCGCAGGCGGTCGAGGAAGTATTCTGAATTCCAGGAGAGAGGTCATGATAAAAACACTGCCCCGATTGCTGTTGCTCACTTTCCTTATCGCATCCAGATACGCGCTGGCGGCAACGTCCACTGAGATCAAACAACCGCAGGCACCCGTTACCGCCATCACCCCGATTAATGTGTCGCCAGGCGATAGCGACAGCGCGGTTAACGCGTGGAATTCACGCACAGCCAGCCTGACGAAAGCACCCGGTTTTATCAGCGCCACCCTGTATCAGTCGGTTTTGCCCGGGAGTCCCTGGCCGCTGATCGAAATCGTGCAATGGCAATCATATACCACCTGGACAAAAGCCCATGACAATCCGGGTCGCAACAGCCTGACCGGGTTCTACCGCCCGGCGGTCGCCTATTTCAATTTAGCTGCCCGTCATGAGAGCCAACTCCCTGAAGCGCTGCTGAACAGGGTCAAAAAAGATCCCGCATTCAGCCATCCCGAATCGCCTTTTGTTTTTATCAACCTGATGGAGATGGCGCCAGAAGACGCGACGACGTTTATTGCCGACTGGAAAATCCGCTCGCAGTTGACCCGTCAGCAGGCTGGTTCCATGAACGCCACGCTCTACAGGGCGGTGCTGCCGGACGAGCGTTATTCGATTATCAACGTCAGCCAGTGGCAATCCTATAATGCGTTTGTGGATGCCCAGAACGATCCGACGTACTCCCGACAGTTGCAAAACAACCTGAACCAGACCAGCAGCATCAAACTAATTCGCGGCTTTTTCCGCCCGGTGGCTTATCAGATTCAGACCTACGATTAACACAATATCTCCGCTTATTCGCGAAAAGGAAACAATATGCAGACAACGACATTAGGCAACAACGGGCCTCGTGTCTCCAGGCTGGGATTTGGCGTCATGCAGATGGCGATAAAAAAACCGCACAACGACCAGGAGAGCATCGCCGCAATTCAGGCGGGGCTGGACGCGGGCATCAATTTATCGATGTCGCAGATTTTTATGGTATGGGGCGAGGCGAATATCTGGTTGGCCAGGCAATTAAAGGGCGCAGGGATCAGGCGTTTCTCAGTGTAAAATGCGGCGCTATGTTCTCGCCGACTGGCGCATTTTCGGCGTCGATGGCCGCCCGGAGGCGATAAAGAATTTTGCCTCTTACTCCCTGCAACGCCTGGGCGTGGAAGTTATTGACCTCTATCAACCGTGTCGCGCCGATCCAAACGTGCCTTATGAAGAAAGCATCGGCGCGATTGCTGACCTCATTAAAGAGGGCAAGGTTCGCCATCTTGGCGTTTCCGAAGTCGGCGCTGATCTGCTGCGTCGCGCAGTGAGGATATCGTTCCAGTGCTGGGGATGAGTCGCCCCGAACGCGTGGAGGAAAACCTTCAGGCGCTGGCTATTTCGCTGACGGCTGATGAGCTGGCGACACAGGATAGCGCTTTTGCGCCCGACGCCATTATCGGCGATCGTTATCCGGCAATGGTAATGAAGCTGGCTGCGCGGTAAATCCCACGCCATTGAGAAAAGAAGTAAGCGTAGAGGACCGTCTCTCCGTCGAGAAGCGTTCTGTGTGCTTACATATTCTGATTCAGCAAGCTGTCGCAGCTTAATCCCCTGGACAAATCTCATCTACAGCCAGAGGAGCCAAATTTAGAAAAGCCCGCTTTTTAGCGGGCTTTTTGCTTTTCTGTTTTCAGGACTGCCTCAACGGAACGGCGGTTCGTTAAAGGTACGCAGTTTACGTGAGTGCAGCTTATCGCCTTCGGCACGCAGCAGATCAATGGCATGGATACCAATCTGCAAGTGCTCTGAAATCGCCCCTTCATAAAAACGGTTGGCCTGACCGGGTAGCTTGATCTCACCGTGCAGTGGTTTGTCCGAGACGCAGAGTAGCGTGCCATACGGTACGCGGAAGCGATAACCTTGTGCTGCAATGGTGGCACTCTCCATATCGATAGCCACCGCTCGACTCAGGTTAAAGCGTAGCGCCGAGGCGGAATAGCGCAGTTCCCAGTTACGATCGGAGGTGGTGACGACTGTACCAGTACGCAGACGCTGTTTAACCTCTTCACCCGGCATTCCGCTGACCATTTTTGTCGCGTCATACAGCGCGCGCTGCACTTCAGCGATACTCGGGATTGGGATATCCGGTGGCAAAACTGCATCCAGCACCTGGTCGTCACGCAGATAAGCATGGGCGAGAACATAATCGCCAATATCCTGGCTTTCACGCAGACCGCCACAGTGACCAATCATCAGCCAGACGTCCGGGCGTAATACCGCCAGGTGATCGCAAATGGTTTTGGCGTTGGAAGGGCCGACACCAATATTGATGAGCGTAATGCCTTGCCCGTCGGCGGTAACCAGGTGCCAGGCCGGCATCTGATGTTTTTTCCATGCCAGATCGGAAATAGCCTCTTCCGGTGCTTCTGTTTCTGCGGTGATCCAGATCCCTCCAGCACAAGAGAGGGCAATGTAGGGGCTGTCCGGATCGAGTATCTGACTGCATCCCCAACGCACAAACTCATCAACATAGCGGGTGTAGTTGGTAAACAACACGAACGGCTGAAAATGTTCAACCGGGGTGCCGGTGTAATGGCGTAACCGCGCCAGAGAGAAATCGACCCGGCGGGCGTCAAAGTGCGAGAGCGGGGAAAATTCTGCCGGATGATAAATCCCGTCTGCAGTTTCATCACCAATCTGCGCCAGTTCCGTGGTAGGGAAATGGCGGGTTAATCCAGCGCTCATGGAGCGATCGAGCGTCAACTCCGACCCGTCAATTACATAGGGATAAGGGATCTCATGCTGGGACAGTTCTACCGTAATATGCGCACCATAATCCTGCGCGAGCAGCGTCAATTGTTCTTCAAGATAAGGTCGGAACAGCGTCGGACGGGTAATGGTGGTGGTATAGCACCCGGCATGGGTGAAACGCCCATAGGCGCGGGTTTTCGGTGGATTCGTCGCGCTACCATCCCAGGTGACAGAAAGTGAGGGATACACAAACAGACCGTTGTGACGGGCAACCGGGTCCGGAAGTTCACCTGTTTCAATATACCTGCCAATCGCACTGCGCAGCGCTTGTACCGACTGCTCATACAGCGTATCAAGTTTTTCCAGGGCCTGTGCAGGCGTCAGGCTTGAGCCCTTACTCTTCATCTGTATCTCCTTGTTCTACAGGTGTACTGCTTTAGAGATAGTATGTCAGCAGATTGTGAAACAAAAGTGAGAGTTTTAGAGAAGATGCGAAAGCCGAATGGCTTTCGCAGAGTAATCAGTCGGATTGCTTGTCTTTCATCAGCAATGCGGTGGTCGCCGAAATCAGACAGCCAGCCAGAAGGTAGAGGGCCACGCTGTGCCAGTCGCCGCCTGAAAAGGTGACCAGCGCCGCAGCGATGAAAGGGGTGAAACCTCCACCGACAACGCTGGCAACCTGATAGCCAACCCCTGCGCCGCTGTATCGGTAGCCCGCACCAAACATGTCGGTGAACATCGGTTGTTGTACACAGACCACCATGTCATGAGCGATGTTGGCAAGCATCAGCGAAAAAAATACGATCCAGAAGAGTGATTGCGACTCCAGGGCCATAAAGAACGGGAAGGCGCTTAACGAGCCGATCAGCGCACCGGTAATATAGATGCGCCGACGACCAAAACGATCTGCCAGCCAGGCAAAACAGGGGATCGTCACGCAGCTCAGCCCTCCGACCAGCAGCCCAATATTCAAAAAGAGCTCGCGGGGTAGCCCCAGGTTCTGTGTAGAAAAGTTCAGGGCGAAAGCGGTCACAATATACATGGTCAGAAGTTCGCACAGACGCAGAGCAATGATCTTTAAAAACGCACCCGGATGGCGAATAAGCGCTTCCATCACCGGCAGACGGGCTTTCTTTTCTGGTGCCTGCTGTTTTTGTTGCTCGAATACGGCAGATTCTTCCATGCCGTTTCTTATCCACAGCGCGCCAAGCACTAGCACAATGCTGAACAGGAACGGAATACGCCAGCCCCAGCTCAGGAATTGTTCATCGGTGGTGAGATAACTGATTAGGGAAATAAGACCGGTTGAAAGCAACAAACCCACGCCATACCCCACCTGAACGCCACTGCTGTAAAACGCTTTTTTGTTTTCCGGCGCGCTTTCCACCGACAGTAATGTGGCGCCGCCCCATTCGCCGCCCACGGCAAACCCCTGAATAGCCCGTAGCAGAACAAGCAGCGCGGGTGCCCACCAGCCGATAGCCGTAAATGAGGGAAGGATGCCAATTAACGCAGTGGCAATGCCCATCATCCATACAGTCAGCATGAGCATTCGTTTACGACCGAGGCGATCGCCGAAGTGACCAAAGATGACGCCACCCAACGGGCGGAACAGAAATCCGACGCCAAAGGTGGCAAAGGCAGCGAGCGTTCCCATGGCCGGGCTGACCTGGGGGAAAAACTCGCTGTTAAACACCAGAGCTGCGGTTATGCCGTAGATCAGAAAGTCGTACCAGTCGACAACGGCACCGGCAAAACTCCCCAGCGCAGCGCGGCGCGCACGACTGAGTGAGGGTATTTCATCCTCTGAGGATGTGGTGATAGCGGTGGAGTCCATAGTAATCCTGTCTGTACATTTTTTATTATTAGTATGGGAATAGGGTCGCGCACATTGCGGCCGATACATAAGCGACAGTTATGAGACTACCGCGACAGGACAAAAGAGAAAACGATTTTTATTCAGGTTGGCAAGAGAACAAAATAATCCATTCTTTAACGAAGGCCAAAAAGCAAAAAGCCCGCTAAAAGCGGGCTTTTCTAAATTTGGCTCCTCTGACTGGACTCGAACCAGTGACATACGGATTAACAGTCCGCCGTTCTACCGACTGAACTACAGAGGAATCGTGTGAACGGGGCGAATATTAACGATGCCCAACCTCATTGTCAAAGCCTGAATACACAATCGCGTTTGTTTGCCGAAATATTCGTCGTTTCGCCGCTTATTCCGTCGCAACGGGTGTTTTTGTCACCTTTTTATGGGATGGGCGTGGGTATTTCCACAGCCATCGCCCGCTGACCATTCGCCAGTAAAACAGCGCAGCGCGTACCGCCCAATCAAAGAACATCCCCATCCAGACGCCGACCACGCCCCAGCCAAGCACGATGCCCAGCGTATAGCCCGCGATGACACGGCAGCCCCACATGCCAAGCATCGACACCCACATGGCGAACCTCGCATCACGCGCCCCCTTAAAGCCGGAAGGTAGCACCCATGAAGCCGCCCAGATGGGCATAAACGCCGCGTTAAGCCAGATCAGGATCACAACGACATCTTTCACTTCCTGATCGCGGGTATAAAACGAGGCCATCAGTCCGGCGAACGGTGCGCTTAACCATGCAATGGCCGTGAGGCCAATCGTAGAAAGCCAGAATACGTGTCGTAGTTGAATTTCCGCCTGCGCAATTTGGCCATTTCCCAGTCGTCTGCCCGTAATGATCGTGGATGCCGATCCTAACGCATTACCCGGCAGGTTAATTAATGCAGCAATGGAGAAGGCAATAAAATTACCGGCGATCACACTGGTCCCCATGCCAGCCACAAACATCTGGGTTAACAACTTGCCGCCGTTGAAAAGCACGGACTCAATACTGGCAGGAATACCAATTCCCATGACTTCCCAGATAATCGCGAAATTCAGCGGCTTGAAATAGCTCTTCAGCGTGATACGCAGCGCCGGATTAAAGCCGATCATCAGCACCCAGATGATCGCCACCGCACCAATATAACGTGAAATAGTGAGTCCTAATCCAGCGCCCACGAACCCAAGCCCAGGCCAGGAAAATACACCGTAAATCAGGATGCTACTAATAATGATATTGAGGATATTCATGCCACCATTAATCAGCAGCGGGATTTTGGTATTCCCTGCCCCGCGCAGCGCGCCGCTACCAATCAGCGCAATTGCCGCCGCAGGATAGCTTATTACCGTTAATTCGAGGTAGGTCAGCGCCAGTGCTTTGACTTCTTCCGTCGCCTCGCCGGCCACGACGTGAATAATCTGCGCGCCAAAATAGTGAATCACCGCTGCCAGAATCACGGCAAACAGCGTCATAATCACCAGAGATTGTCTGGCAGCCGCCCGGGCACGCCTGGGATCTCGCTTGCCAAGGCTAAAGGCCACCACCACCGTCGTTCCCAGATCGATCGCGGCGAAGAAGGCCATAATCACCATATTAAAGCTATCAGCCAGACCGACTCCCGCCATCGCCTCCTTCCCCAGCCAACTGACCAGAAACGTACTGAGTACGCCCATCAGTAAAACACAGGTATTCTCCAGAAAAATAGGCACGGCAAGCGGCGTAATTTCACGCCAGAAAAGCACCTTATAACTCTTGCGTTTAGCATACCAGGGCGTGCGAGAGACGGCCTGACGTAAGGCTGCGGAGACGTTCAAAATGGACCTTAGAGAAGAAAGTTGAAACCTCATTTCAAATGATGAGGGAGAAAGCCAAAAGCTGCAAAGTTTTTTCCGTAGAAAATGTCTGTAATTGCAACAAACTGTTGAGGGAAGCGGCAACTGAACAAAGATGTCCGAAATGGGGTTTGACAAAAGATTTTTCGCCGCTAAGATAAGCCTCCACAACGATTCCTCTGTAGTTCAGTCGGTAGAACGGCGGACTGTTAATCCGTATGTCACTGGTTCGAGTCCAGTCAGAGGAGCCAAATCCTTGTTTTCGAGCATCCTTACGAATCTTTATCATTTTCGATTCAACGGGTTGGCTCGAAAAACCTTATTACACTGCCTTCTGATTACCCCAATCAAGTCTACGATCCCCACGGGCAGCATCTACAAGTCAAACCAGACAGTTCCCATCCCTCGTATCTCAAGTACCCTGTAAACAGTATGGAACCACGCATTGCGCTGGGGAAAAACCTGCCGAATCTCTCCTGTATGCTGCCGTATTTCCTGGGCAAGGAAATAACATCAAAAGACGGCATAAATCATGATGAAGGCCGTATTACGAACCAACGTCCTCACTTAGGTTTATGACAGCGCAGGGTCACCTTTTTACAATCCATATTTCTCAGCCAGGCCCGTCGCTGCCTGCTGCCAGCAGTGGAACGATGACATCACTGAGCGGCGTTGGGATGCCATGTTTTCGCCCGAATCGCTGTACCACCCCGTTTCGAATGTCCCATTCAAGCGGGCGGTTTGCCTGCCTGTCAGCCAGGATTGAGGTTCCTAAATCAGCCGGAGCGCTATGGAATCCATCCACTATTGCCTGCGGTACATCATCATCCAACATGGCGCCTTCTGCACGCGCGACGGCGAGGCATTCTTGCAAATAAGCCAGTGCAAGCCGGGTGATATCAGGACGACTAAACATGCCGGCGCGGCGGTTCGCCAGTACCATCAGTCCCGCCACCGCATTCTGGAGTAATTTGCGCCAGGCGACAGAGGTGAAATCAGCCGCCAGCTCAACGGTACAACGGGTGCCGCTTAACGCGTTGAGCACCCGTTTCGCTTCAGGACAATCCGGCAGGGTGAGGCGCGGCCTGGCCCGTAACCACACAGACGCGTCCGGCTCCCGTTGGGCCGGAAACCAGACCACAGAAGGCAGCACTGTGGCACCGCCAGTGTATGAGGCCAGGTGTTGCTGTTCGACGCCATTTTGAAGGGCACATACTACTGAATCTTTGCCACATAAGACCGAAAGCCAGCGTGCTATCGCCTCTGTCTGTGTCGCTTTTACGGAAACAAAAATCAGATCAAAGGGTTGGGTTATTTCTGTTGAATTGATGAGAACAGGCCCCGGGACAATTATCCGTCCTTCATCATGGCGTAGCTCTAGTTGAGGGTATGCAGTACGACCACACAGAATGGGAGTCCGTCCTACTTCATGCAATGCCGCTGCGATGGTGGTGCCGATAGCACCAGGACCGATAAGTGCAACAGAAGGATTCATCAACATCGTTTTTTCTCCTTAGTCTCTGTTACTGACTCGCTACAGTTGGGGTGCCCTATTCCAGGCATTTAGAAAGCCCGATATGTCGCGGGCTTTCTGTTTTCAGAGTTACAGGCGTCAACCCTGCGTTATTTTCACCGGCATCCCTGAGCGGCGTTCGAGCGCTTCGCTTACGCGATGCGTGTCCACACCCGCCCCCTGCATAAAGCTGCGCATAACTGGCGTGATGGGAAGAGGGACTTTCTTATCCGACTCGTATTCTGTGCGATTGCGAGAAAGCGGTTCGTGCACCTCAATCCAGCGACTGCCATCCGGTTCGGTGGTCGTTTTTACCGGCTGATCGATGATCTGTACGCGTGTACCGACCGGAACATTCTGGAACAGATACGCGATATCATCGTTGCGTAAACGGATACATCCCTGGCTTACTCGCAGCCCAATACCGAAGTTGGCATTGGTGCCATGAATAGCGTACAGCTTACCGATATAGATTGCATACAATCCCATCGGGTTATCAGGACCCGGCGGGACGAAAGCCGGTAAACTTTCCCCTCTTTTGGCGTATTCACGGCGGGTATTGGCTGTCGGCGTCCAACTCGGCGCTTCCTGCTTGCGCTCAACGCGAGTTACCCAATTTCGCGGCGTTTCGCGCCCTGCCTCACCAATACCAATCGGCAAAATCTCAACGCTATTGCTGTCTTTTGGATAGTAATACAGACGCATTTCCGCCACGTTAATGACGATGCCCTGTCTCACGGTGGCGGGTAAAATAATTTGCTGCGGCACCACCAGCGTTGAACCCGACACAGGGAGAAACACATCCACGTCCGGGTTAGCTTCAAGCATATTACTCAACCCTTGCCCGTACTGGGCGGCGAAGGTTTCCAGCGGTTGAGTATTCTGATCCGGAATGGTAATGGTCAGCGGTTCGCCAACCAGACGACTCCCTTCAGGCGGTAACGGATAGCTGACAGCCAGCGCGCTCTGGCCTGCAAGCAGCATAATAAGTGAACACAGTATTTTCACACGAGGCAACATTTCCCTTTCCTCAGTCGCGGCAGATGTCGCCGAATTATAGCTTTTTTATATAATTTTGTTTTGAACATCACTCCTGAAGTGCAAACCGTAGGATTCACAGGTCGGATACGCAGGGGCATCCGGCAACAAACCGGGTTATTTGCCTTCCGGCAGCACTATGTTGCTGGCCGCCAGTTGCCCCATATTGTGATACATGGCGCAGGCTGCTTCGACAACAGGCATCGCCAGCGCGGCCCCACTCCCCTCACCCAGGCGCATCCCCATA from Citrobacter sp. RHB25-C09 harbors:
- a CDS encoding LysR substrate-binding domain-containing protein, which produces MELRHLRYFLAVAEEGHFGRAAERLNIVPPALSMQIKALEEELGGPLFLRTSRKVVLTEAGRLLQVEAQRTLDQAENARLAVQRSIRGESGRVRVGFAGNAVFSGKLTKDMRAFRKAYPDVELVAREVAPLLLADAILSGQLDIGYMPDHSLLNVQGLLSETVGVWNRLVAIADDHPLADCPYLTVDMLADEPIIFYDSHSADEPLYTALTRILGRAPQTAHRTSSTLSVLTLAAAGQGLALVPEPLLNISIPGLVYRPLDAPELSANLMLISRQLEDSGAVQAYLTIARCLLAQ
- a CDS encoding nuclear transport factor 2 family protein, yielding MHTYLEDRQQITDLLTGWIHRDLGEWEQLRELFHPDGTIEITWFEGLSSDFVDGSIRMGASDARTKHLIGTPVVTFNADATKAIVETNAMIIAENVKLNIGCTTHNRFYDMAEKRNGVWKLLHRQSIYDMGSFTFPLGMVDIDQETLKKYPREYAALAYLLDKSGFPVNRIFATRGSDLEKQMKEASQRWLVA
- the dctP gene encoding TRAP transporter substrate-binding protein DctP, encoding MKAGYIRQNLTALLLATSLLPTAASAAQTLIYSDHEPLGGMRTRFINDVFFPAIEKESLGRLKIDAHWGGELNTSYEALGKVSKGEVDMATVVPEYNAEQLPLHQIFKSFPVGPTDAQQVAFFRRVYADIPAFPAELKKNNVVSVFLETGYPLAFFSSKVMPDLGKIKGGTWRSASFWHRDFLQNAGAKPVTMPWGEPTYHALKTGAIDGMMLNVDSGYDLKAYQFASNVLISKDLWLGHLYILAMNEKTWDKLSPEDQAAILRAAQTAYKSLGAVMNQSFNTQIDDLRNVGATVRILKQEEVAQWQSTTHYQAAQAKWVKEQEAKGVNDAGTVMKQVNAIMDNAMHQKTH
- a CDS encoding antibiotic biosynthesis monooxygenase: MIKTLPRLLLLTFLIASRYALAATSTEIKQPQAPVTAITPINVSPGDSDSAVNAWNSRTASLTKAPGFISATLYQSVLPGSPWPLIEIVQWQSYTTWTKAHDNPGRNSLTGFYRPAVAYFNLAARHESQLPEALLNRVKKDPAFSHPESPFVFINLMEMAPEDATTFIADWKIRSQLTRQQAGSMNATLYRAVLPDERYSIINVSQWQSYNAFVDAQNDPTYSRQLQNNLNQTSSIKLIRGFFRPVAYQIQTYD
- a CDS encoding aldo/keto reductase, translating into MRRYVLADWRIFGVDGRPEAIKNFASYSLQRLGVEVIDLYQPCRADPNVPYEESIGAIADLIKEGKVRHLGVSEVGADLLRRAVRISFQCWG
- a CDS encoding AMP nucleosidase, which codes for MKSKGSSLTPAQALEKLDTLYEQSVQALRSAIGRYIETGELPDPVARHNGLFVYPSLSVTWDGSATNPPKTRAYGRFTHAGCYTTTITRPTLFRPYLEEQLTLLAQDYGAHITVELSQHEIPYPYVIDGSELTLDRSMSAGLTRHFPTTELAQIGDETADGIYHPAEFSPLSHFDARRVDFSLARLRHYTGTPVEHFQPFVLFTNYTRYVDEFVRWGCSQILDPDSPYIALSCAGGIWITAETEAPEEAISDLAWKKHQMPAWHLVTADGQGITLINIGVGPSNAKTICDHLAVLRPDVWLMIGHCGGLRESQDIGDYVLAHAYLRDDQVLDAVLPPDIPIPSIAEVQRALYDATKMVSGMPGEEVKQRLRTGTVVTTSDRNWELRYSASALRFNLSRAVAIDMESATIAAQGYRFRVPYGTLLCVSDKPLHGEIKLPGQANRFYEGAISEHLQIGIHAIDLLRAEGDKLHSRKLRTFNEPPFR